In Candidatus Dependentiae bacterium, one genomic interval encodes:
- the rpsR gene encoding 30S ribosomal protein S18, with the protein MTKKIKLKMSARLSKKKFRKQSFGAKKHCRFCNSPEMQQQIDYKNASFLKGFLTERGKILPSRISGNSCKWQRRLSREIKKSRTMGLLPYTSPRY; encoded by the coding sequence ATGACAAAAAAAATTAAATTAAAAATGAGCGCGAGACTTTCAAAAAAGAAGTTTCGCAAACAATCATTTGGGGCAAAAAAACATTGTCGTTTTTGCAATAGTCCTGAAATGCAGCAACAAATTGACTACAAAAATGCTTCATTTTTGAAAGGCTTTTTGACCGAGCGTGGTAAAATTTTACCTTCACGTATTTCAGGTAATAGCTGCAAATGGCAACGTCGCTTGTCAAGAGAGATCAAGAAATCTCGTACAATGGGCCTACTGCCTTATACATCGCCAAGATACTAA